In the genome of Coturnix japonica isolate 7356 chromosome 19, Coturnix japonica 2.1, whole genome shotgun sequence, one region contains:
- the SMYD4 gene encoding SET and MYND domain-containing protein 4 isoform X2 translates to MALPVAEWRRSVARCWAALEPTLRERLEAAPLDEVLRLGCGLFRPEEAALQRLCGRALVGKEPAAARFYREEGNRRFGRCCYRDAARLYSQAAAFEPPHSPEVALCFANRSAALFHLGYFEVCLEDIARAESHGYPNRLLPKVLLRKAECLLRLGRLQDATDTLTAVENKMAVDGVMTNPIHLKLLKKLSQLKTEIHKGSCPEPAQEARGDIQRESEIWEENGSISGASSSLSLNFNTERGRHLVASQDILPGQNLLKEKAFVSVLCPGEGDSHLLQDSSETVWDTHVTNTDLYCHHCLKQLLASVPCSGCSYAKYCSQNCADVAWEQYHRTECPLGALLLVLGVFCHVALRTVLLAGFPEVSRLVEWSHGDNNKDLCSAEVGGKHPSKALDTRAGMKGIPGCNDNGQYQSSYQAVFNLLPHVEKHSPEHKFLCMLSVVAICKKLQETGLEAPVLNRESSTMGSEQKTCGKASDELSPQLMIMAEAMLRHVLQLQCNAQAITVMQELESGDGAVVNKKPVRLATAFFPVLSLLNHSCSPNISVSFDGTAATVRASQPIPSGQEIFHCYGPHRCRMRVAERQQHLSQYFFECRCQACLDELESDVESVSMRNSFCCPSCQASMQGEEMLCCSNKACALSVSRERLSRRLLDLQQQMEKALELLRDSKAGKWQEAARHLERSIQLVEMHHGPSSVEMGHELFKLAQILFNGFAVSEALSTIQRAEEILSVHCGPQSTQIQELQEMKTCLLELPRSILQRT, encoded by the exons ATGGCGCTGCCGGTGGCGGAGTGGCGGCGGAGCGTTGCCCGGTGCTGGGCCGCACTGGAACCAACGCTGAGGGAACGGCTGGAGGCGGCTCCGCTGGATGAAGTCCTACGGTTAGGCTGCGGCCTATTTAG GCCCGAGGAGGCGGCCTTACAGCGGTTGTGTGGCCGGGCTCTGGTGGGCAAGGAACCGGCGGCCGCTCGCTTCTAcagggaggaaggaaacagaCGGTTCGGCCGCTGCTGCTACCGCGATGCCGCCCGGCTGTATTCACAG GCCGCGGCCTTCGAacctccccacagccctgaggTGGCCCTGTGCTTCGCCAACCGCTCTGCAGCCCTGTTCCACCTCGGGTACTTTGAG GTTTGTTTGGAAGATATTGCCAGGGCTGAAAGTCATGGCTATCCAAATAGGCTGCTGCCCAAGGTCTTGCTGAGGAAGGCTGAATGCCTGCTGCGTTTGGGGAGGTTACAGGATGCAACAGACACCCTCACTGCAGTGGAGAATAAAATGGCTGTAGATGGCGTTATGACTAATCCCATCCACCTTAAGCTACTGAAAAAGTTAAGTCAACTGAAGACTGAAATACATAAGGGAAGCTGTCCAGAACCTGCACAAGAAGCACGTGGTGATATTCAAAGGGAGTCAGAGATCTGGGAAGAGAATGGCAGTATTTCAGGTGCATCTTCATCTTTGAGCTTGAATTTCAATACAGAGAGAGGACGACACTTGGTGGCCTCCCAGGACATCCTGCCAGGACAAAACCTATTGAAAGAGAAGGCTTTTGTCAGTGTGCTCTGCCCAGGTGAAGGGGATAGCCACCTTCTACAGGACAGCAGCGAAACAGTGTGGGATACTCACGTCACTAACACAGATCTTTATTGCCACCATTGTCTGAAGCAGCTCTTAGCCTCTGTGCCGTGTTCTGGGTGCAGTTATGCAAAGTACTGCAGCCAAAACTGTGCAGATGTGGCATGGGAGCAATACCACAGGACAGAATGCCCCTTGGGAGCACTACTGCTTGTGTTAGGGGTCTTCTGCCATGTTGCCTTAAGGACTGTTCTACTGGCAGGATTTCCAGAGGTTAGCAGGCTGGTGGAATGGTCTCATGGTGATAACAACAAGGACCTTTGTAGTGCTGAGGTAGGAGGTAAACATCCCAGCAAGGCACTGGATACAAGAGCTGGAATGAAAGGTATCCCTGGTTGTAATGATAATGGCCAGTACCAGAGTTCCTACCAAGCTGTGTTCAACCTTTTGCCACATGTTGAGAAGCATAGTCCTGAACATAAGTTCCTTTGCATGCTGAGTGTAGTAGCTATATGCAAAAAACTGCAAGAAACTGGTCTAGAGGCCCCTGTTCTGAACAGGGAGTCATCTACAATGGGATCAGAACAAAAGACGTGTGGAAAAGCATCTGATGAACTGTCTCCACAACTGATGATTATGGCAGAAGCAATGCTGAGGCATGTGCTGCAGCTACAGTGTAATGCACAAGCGATCACTGTAATGCAGGAGTTAG aGTCTGGAGATGGTGCTGTTGTAAATAAGAAGCCTGTGCGCCTGGCGACAGCCTTCTTTCCTGTCCTCAGCCTTCTGAACCATTCGTGTAGCCCCAATATCAGTGTGTCATTTGATGGGACAGCTGCCACTGTCAGGGCATCACAGCCAATCCCAAGCGGGCAGGAGATTTTCCATTGCTATG GGCCTCATCGGTGTAGAATGAGGGTTGCTGAGAGACAACAGCATCTCAGTCAGTATTTCTTTGAGTGCCGCTGTCAGGCATGCCTTGATGAGTTAGAGTCTGATGTCGAGAGTGTGTCCATGAGAAACTCATTCTGCTGCCCTAGCTGCCAGGCTTCAATGCAG GgggaagaaatgctgtgttGTTCAAACAAAGCTTGTGCACTCTCAGTCAGCAGAGAGAGATTGTCACGGCGCTTACTGGACCTTCAGCAACAAATGGAGAAAGCATTAGAGCTGCTAAGAGACAGCAAGGCTG gAAAGTGGCAAGAAGCAGCCAGACACTTGGAGAGGAGCATTCAGCTTGTGGAAATGCATCATGGGCCATCAAGTGTAGAAATGGGTCATGAACTTTTCAAACTGGCACAAATTCTCTTCAATGG ATTTGCAGTTTCTGAAGCTCTGAGCACAATTCAAAGAGCAGAGGAGATTTTATCAGTGCACTGTGGTCCGCAGAGTACTCAGATCCAGGAACTACAAGAGATGAAGACCTGTCTGTTAGAACTTCCCAGAAGCATCCTTCAGAGGACTTAA
- the SMYD4 gene encoding SET and MYND domain-containing protein 4 isoform X3, translated as MALPVAEWRRSVARCWAALEPTLRERLEAAPLDEVLRLGCGLFRPEEAALQRLCGRALVGKEPAAARFYREEGNRRFGRCCYRDAARLYSQAAAFEPPHSPEVALCFANRSAALFHLGYFEVCLEDIARAESHGYPNRLLPKVLLRKAECLLRLGRLQDATDTLTAVENKMAVDGVMTNPIHLKLLKKLSQLKTEIHKGSCPEPAQEARGDIQRESEIWEENGSISGASSSLSLNFNTERGRHLVASQDILPGQNLLKEKAFVSVLCPGEGDSHLLQDSSETVWDTHVTNTDLYCHHCLKQLLASVPCSGCSYAKYCSQNCADVAWEQYHRTECPLGALLLVLGVFCHVALRTVLLAGFPEVSRLVEWSHGDNNKDLCSAEVGGKHPSKALDTRAGMKGIPGCNDNGQYQSSYQAVFNLLPHVEKHSPEHKFLCMLSVVAICKKLQETGLEAPVLNRESSTMGSEQKTCGKASDELSPQLMIMAEAMLRHVLQLQCNAQAITVMQELGPHRCRMRVAERQQHLSQYFFECRCQACLDELESDVESVSMRNSFCCPSCQASMQGEEMLCCSNKACALSVSRERLSRRLLDLQQQMEKALELLRDSKADEAIKMLLKCQMDARNFLSPEHLLMGELEDHLAQVYATLGKWQEAARHLERSIQLVEMHHGPSSVEMGHELFKLAQILFNGFAVSEALSTIQRAEEILSVHCGPQSTQIQELQEMKTCLLELPRSILQRT; from the exons ATGGCGCTGCCGGTGGCGGAGTGGCGGCGGAGCGTTGCCCGGTGCTGGGCCGCACTGGAACCAACGCTGAGGGAACGGCTGGAGGCGGCTCCGCTGGATGAAGTCCTACGGTTAGGCTGCGGCCTATTTAG GCCCGAGGAGGCGGCCTTACAGCGGTTGTGTGGCCGGGCTCTGGTGGGCAAGGAACCGGCGGCCGCTCGCTTCTAcagggaggaaggaaacagaCGGTTCGGCCGCTGCTGCTACCGCGATGCCGCCCGGCTGTATTCACAG GCCGCGGCCTTCGAacctccccacagccctgaggTGGCCCTGTGCTTCGCCAACCGCTCTGCAGCCCTGTTCCACCTCGGGTACTTTGAG GTTTGTTTGGAAGATATTGCCAGGGCTGAAAGTCATGGCTATCCAAATAGGCTGCTGCCCAAGGTCTTGCTGAGGAAGGCTGAATGCCTGCTGCGTTTGGGGAGGTTACAGGATGCAACAGACACCCTCACTGCAGTGGAGAATAAAATGGCTGTAGATGGCGTTATGACTAATCCCATCCACCTTAAGCTACTGAAAAAGTTAAGTCAACTGAAGACTGAAATACATAAGGGAAGCTGTCCAGAACCTGCACAAGAAGCACGTGGTGATATTCAAAGGGAGTCAGAGATCTGGGAAGAGAATGGCAGTATTTCAGGTGCATCTTCATCTTTGAGCTTGAATTTCAATACAGAGAGAGGACGACACTTGGTGGCCTCCCAGGACATCCTGCCAGGACAAAACCTATTGAAAGAGAAGGCTTTTGTCAGTGTGCTCTGCCCAGGTGAAGGGGATAGCCACCTTCTACAGGACAGCAGCGAAACAGTGTGGGATACTCACGTCACTAACACAGATCTTTATTGCCACCATTGTCTGAAGCAGCTCTTAGCCTCTGTGCCGTGTTCTGGGTGCAGTTATGCAAAGTACTGCAGCCAAAACTGTGCAGATGTGGCATGGGAGCAATACCACAGGACAGAATGCCCCTTGGGAGCACTACTGCTTGTGTTAGGGGTCTTCTGCCATGTTGCCTTAAGGACTGTTCTACTGGCAGGATTTCCAGAGGTTAGCAGGCTGGTGGAATGGTCTCATGGTGATAACAACAAGGACCTTTGTAGTGCTGAGGTAGGAGGTAAACATCCCAGCAAGGCACTGGATACAAGAGCTGGAATGAAAGGTATCCCTGGTTGTAATGATAATGGCCAGTACCAGAGTTCCTACCAAGCTGTGTTCAACCTTTTGCCACATGTTGAGAAGCATAGTCCTGAACATAAGTTCCTTTGCATGCTGAGTGTAGTAGCTATATGCAAAAAACTGCAAGAAACTGGTCTAGAGGCCCCTGTTCTGAACAGGGAGTCATCTACAATGGGATCAGAACAAAAGACGTGTGGAAAAGCATCTGATGAACTGTCTCCACAACTGATGATTATGGCAGAAGCAATGCTGAGGCATGTGCTGCAGCTACAGTGTAATGCACAAGCGATCACTGTAATGCAGGAGTTAG GGCCTCATCGGTGTAGAATGAGGGTTGCTGAGAGACAACAGCATCTCAGTCAGTATTTCTTTGAGTGCCGCTGTCAGGCATGCCTTGATGAGTTAGAGTCTGATGTCGAGAGTGTGTCCATGAGAAACTCATTCTGCTGCCCTAGCTGCCAGGCTTCAATGCAG GgggaagaaatgctgtgttGTTCAAACAAAGCTTGTGCACTCTCAGTCAGCAGAGAGAGATTGTCACGGCGCTTACTGGACCTTCAGCAACAAATGGAGAAAGCATTAGAGCTGCTAAGAGACAGCAAGGCTG ATGAAGCTATCAAAATGCTCTTGAAGTGTCAAATGGATGCTAGAAACTTCTTGTCACCAGAGCATTTGCTGATGGGAGAGCTGGAGGACCATCTGGCACAGGTCTATGCTACACTTG gAAAGTGGCAAGAAGCAGCCAGACACTTGGAGAGGAGCATTCAGCTTGTGGAAATGCATCATGGGCCATCAAGTGTAGAAATGGGTCATGAACTTTTCAAACTGGCACAAATTCTCTTCAATGG ATTTGCAGTTTCTGAAGCTCTGAGCACAATTCAAAGAGCAGAGGAGATTTTATCAGTGCACTGTGGTCCGCAGAGTACTCAGATCCAGGAACTACAAGAGATGAAGACCTGTCTGTTAGAACTTCCCAGAAGCATCCTTCAGAGGACTTAA
- the SMYD4 gene encoding SET and MYND domain-containing protein 4 isoform X1, whose translation MALPVAEWRRSVARCWAALEPTLRERLEAAPLDEVLRLGCGLFRPEEAALQRLCGRALVGKEPAAARFYREEGNRRFGRCCYRDAARLYSQAAAFEPPHSPEVALCFANRSAALFHLGYFEVCLEDIARAESHGYPNRLLPKVLLRKAECLLRLGRLQDATDTLTAVENKMAVDGVMTNPIHLKLLKKLSQLKTEIHKGSCPEPAQEARGDIQRESEIWEENGSISGASSSLSLNFNTERGRHLVASQDILPGQNLLKEKAFVSVLCPGEGDSHLLQDSSETVWDTHVTNTDLYCHHCLKQLLASVPCSGCSYAKYCSQNCADVAWEQYHRTECPLGALLLVLGVFCHVALRTVLLAGFPEVSRLVEWSHGDNNKDLCSAEVGGKHPSKALDTRAGMKGIPGCNDNGQYQSSYQAVFNLLPHVEKHSPEHKFLCMLSVVAICKKLQETGLEAPVLNRESSTMGSEQKTCGKASDELSPQLMIMAEAMLRHVLQLQCNAQAITVMQELESGDGAVVNKKPVRLATAFFPVLSLLNHSCSPNISVSFDGTAATVRASQPIPSGQEIFHCYGPHRCRMRVAERQQHLSQYFFECRCQACLDELESDVESVSMRNSFCCPSCQASMQGEEMLCCSNKACALSVSRERLSRRLLDLQQQMEKALELLRDSKADEAIKMLLKCQMDARNFLSPEHLLMGELEDHLAQVYATLGKWQEAARHLERSIQLVEMHHGPSSVEMGHELFKLAQILFNGFAVSEALSTIQRAEEILSVHCGPQSTQIQELQEMKTCLLELPRSILQRT comes from the exons ATGGCGCTGCCGGTGGCGGAGTGGCGGCGGAGCGTTGCCCGGTGCTGGGCCGCACTGGAACCAACGCTGAGGGAACGGCTGGAGGCGGCTCCGCTGGATGAAGTCCTACGGTTAGGCTGCGGCCTATTTAG GCCCGAGGAGGCGGCCTTACAGCGGTTGTGTGGCCGGGCTCTGGTGGGCAAGGAACCGGCGGCCGCTCGCTTCTAcagggaggaaggaaacagaCGGTTCGGCCGCTGCTGCTACCGCGATGCCGCCCGGCTGTATTCACAG GCCGCGGCCTTCGAacctccccacagccctgaggTGGCCCTGTGCTTCGCCAACCGCTCTGCAGCCCTGTTCCACCTCGGGTACTTTGAG GTTTGTTTGGAAGATATTGCCAGGGCTGAAAGTCATGGCTATCCAAATAGGCTGCTGCCCAAGGTCTTGCTGAGGAAGGCTGAATGCCTGCTGCGTTTGGGGAGGTTACAGGATGCAACAGACACCCTCACTGCAGTGGAGAATAAAATGGCTGTAGATGGCGTTATGACTAATCCCATCCACCTTAAGCTACTGAAAAAGTTAAGTCAACTGAAGACTGAAATACATAAGGGAAGCTGTCCAGAACCTGCACAAGAAGCACGTGGTGATATTCAAAGGGAGTCAGAGATCTGGGAAGAGAATGGCAGTATTTCAGGTGCATCTTCATCTTTGAGCTTGAATTTCAATACAGAGAGAGGACGACACTTGGTGGCCTCCCAGGACATCCTGCCAGGACAAAACCTATTGAAAGAGAAGGCTTTTGTCAGTGTGCTCTGCCCAGGTGAAGGGGATAGCCACCTTCTACAGGACAGCAGCGAAACAGTGTGGGATACTCACGTCACTAACACAGATCTTTATTGCCACCATTGTCTGAAGCAGCTCTTAGCCTCTGTGCCGTGTTCTGGGTGCAGTTATGCAAAGTACTGCAGCCAAAACTGTGCAGATGTGGCATGGGAGCAATACCACAGGACAGAATGCCCCTTGGGAGCACTACTGCTTGTGTTAGGGGTCTTCTGCCATGTTGCCTTAAGGACTGTTCTACTGGCAGGATTTCCAGAGGTTAGCAGGCTGGTGGAATGGTCTCATGGTGATAACAACAAGGACCTTTGTAGTGCTGAGGTAGGAGGTAAACATCCCAGCAAGGCACTGGATACAAGAGCTGGAATGAAAGGTATCCCTGGTTGTAATGATAATGGCCAGTACCAGAGTTCCTACCAAGCTGTGTTCAACCTTTTGCCACATGTTGAGAAGCATAGTCCTGAACATAAGTTCCTTTGCATGCTGAGTGTAGTAGCTATATGCAAAAAACTGCAAGAAACTGGTCTAGAGGCCCCTGTTCTGAACAGGGAGTCATCTACAATGGGATCAGAACAAAAGACGTGTGGAAAAGCATCTGATGAACTGTCTCCACAACTGATGATTATGGCAGAAGCAATGCTGAGGCATGTGCTGCAGCTACAGTGTAATGCACAAGCGATCACTGTAATGCAGGAGTTAG aGTCTGGAGATGGTGCTGTTGTAAATAAGAAGCCTGTGCGCCTGGCGACAGCCTTCTTTCCTGTCCTCAGCCTTCTGAACCATTCGTGTAGCCCCAATATCAGTGTGTCATTTGATGGGACAGCTGCCACTGTCAGGGCATCACAGCCAATCCCAAGCGGGCAGGAGATTTTCCATTGCTATG GGCCTCATCGGTGTAGAATGAGGGTTGCTGAGAGACAACAGCATCTCAGTCAGTATTTCTTTGAGTGCCGCTGTCAGGCATGCCTTGATGAGTTAGAGTCTGATGTCGAGAGTGTGTCCATGAGAAACTCATTCTGCTGCCCTAGCTGCCAGGCTTCAATGCAG GgggaagaaatgctgtgttGTTCAAACAAAGCTTGTGCACTCTCAGTCAGCAGAGAGAGATTGTCACGGCGCTTACTGGACCTTCAGCAACAAATGGAGAAAGCATTAGAGCTGCTAAGAGACAGCAAGGCTG ATGAAGCTATCAAAATGCTCTTGAAGTGTCAAATGGATGCTAGAAACTTCTTGTCACCAGAGCATTTGCTGATGGGAGAGCTGGAGGACCATCTGGCACAGGTCTATGCTACACTTG gAAAGTGGCAAGAAGCAGCCAGACACTTGGAGAGGAGCATTCAGCTTGTGGAAATGCATCATGGGCCATCAAGTGTAGAAATGGGTCATGAACTTTTCAAACTGGCACAAATTCTCTTCAATGG ATTTGCAGTTTCTGAAGCTCTGAGCACAATTCAAAGAGCAGAGGAGATTTTATCAGTGCACTGTGGTCCGCAGAGTACTCAGATCCAGGAACTACAAGAGATGAAGACCTGTCTGTTAGAACTTCCCAGAAGCATCCTTCAGAGGACTTAA
- the SMYD4 gene encoding SET and MYND domain-containing protein 4 isoform X4 gives MALPVAEWRRSVARCWAALEPTLRERLEAAPLDEVLRLGCGLFRPEEAALQRLCGRALVGKEPAAARFYREEGNRRFGRCCYRDAARLYSQAAAFEPPHSPEVALCFANRSAALFHLGYFEVCLEDIARAESHGYPNRLLPKVLLRKAECLLRLGRLQDATDTLTAVENKMAVDGVMTNPIHLKLLKKLSQLKTEIHKGSCPEPAQEARGDIQRESEIWEENGSISGASSSLSLNFNTERGRHLVASQDILPGQNLLKEKAFVSVLCPGEGDSHLLQDSSETVWDTHVTNTDLYCHHCLKQLLASVPCSGCSYAKYCSQNCADVAWEQYHRTECPLGALLLVLGVFCHVALRTVLLAGFPEVSRLVEWSHGDNNKDLCSAEVGGKHPSKALDTRAGMKGIPGCNDNGQYQSSYQAVFNLLPHVEKHSPEHKFLCMLSVVAICKKLQETGLEAPVLNRESSTMGSEQKTCGKASDELSPQLMIMAEAMLRHVLQLQCNAQAITVMQELESGDGAVVNKKPVRLATAFFPVLSLLNHSCSPNISVSFDGTAATVRASQPIPSGQEIFHCYGGRNAVLFKQSLCTLSQQREIVTALTGPSATNGESIRAAKRQQGWKVARSSQTLGEEHSACGNASWAIKCRNGS, from the exons ATGGCGCTGCCGGTGGCGGAGTGGCGGCGGAGCGTTGCCCGGTGCTGGGCCGCACTGGAACCAACGCTGAGGGAACGGCTGGAGGCGGCTCCGCTGGATGAAGTCCTACGGTTAGGCTGCGGCCTATTTAG GCCCGAGGAGGCGGCCTTACAGCGGTTGTGTGGCCGGGCTCTGGTGGGCAAGGAACCGGCGGCCGCTCGCTTCTAcagggaggaaggaaacagaCGGTTCGGCCGCTGCTGCTACCGCGATGCCGCCCGGCTGTATTCACAG GCCGCGGCCTTCGAacctccccacagccctgaggTGGCCCTGTGCTTCGCCAACCGCTCTGCAGCCCTGTTCCACCTCGGGTACTTTGAG GTTTGTTTGGAAGATATTGCCAGGGCTGAAAGTCATGGCTATCCAAATAGGCTGCTGCCCAAGGTCTTGCTGAGGAAGGCTGAATGCCTGCTGCGTTTGGGGAGGTTACAGGATGCAACAGACACCCTCACTGCAGTGGAGAATAAAATGGCTGTAGATGGCGTTATGACTAATCCCATCCACCTTAAGCTACTGAAAAAGTTAAGTCAACTGAAGACTGAAATACATAAGGGAAGCTGTCCAGAACCTGCACAAGAAGCACGTGGTGATATTCAAAGGGAGTCAGAGATCTGGGAAGAGAATGGCAGTATTTCAGGTGCATCTTCATCTTTGAGCTTGAATTTCAATACAGAGAGAGGACGACACTTGGTGGCCTCCCAGGACATCCTGCCAGGACAAAACCTATTGAAAGAGAAGGCTTTTGTCAGTGTGCTCTGCCCAGGTGAAGGGGATAGCCACCTTCTACAGGACAGCAGCGAAACAGTGTGGGATACTCACGTCACTAACACAGATCTTTATTGCCACCATTGTCTGAAGCAGCTCTTAGCCTCTGTGCCGTGTTCTGGGTGCAGTTATGCAAAGTACTGCAGCCAAAACTGTGCAGATGTGGCATGGGAGCAATACCACAGGACAGAATGCCCCTTGGGAGCACTACTGCTTGTGTTAGGGGTCTTCTGCCATGTTGCCTTAAGGACTGTTCTACTGGCAGGATTTCCAGAGGTTAGCAGGCTGGTGGAATGGTCTCATGGTGATAACAACAAGGACCTTTGTAGTGCTGAGGTAGGAGGTAAACATCCCAGCAAGGCACTGGATACAAGAGCTGGAATGAAAGGTATCCCTGGTTGTAATGATAATGGCCAGTACCAGAGTTCCTACCAAGCTGTGTTCAACCTTTTGCCACATGTTGAGAAGCATAGTCCTGAACATAAGTTCCTTTGCATGCTGAGTGTAGTAGCTATATGCAAAAAACTGCAAGAAACTGGTCTAGAGGCCCCTGTTCTGAACAGGGAGTCATCTACAATGGGATCAGAACAAAAGACGTGTGGAAAAGCATCTGATGAACTGTCTCCACAACTGATGATTATGGCAGAAGCAATGCTGAGGCATGTGCTGCAGCTACAGTGTAATGCACAAGCGATCACTGTAATGCAGGAGTTAG aGTCTGGAGATGGTGCTGTTGTAAATAAGAAGCCTGTGCGCCTGGCGACAGCCTTCTTTCCTGTCCTCAGCCTTCTGAACCATTCGTGTAGCCCCAATATCAGTGTGTCATTTGATGGGACAGCTGCCACTGTCAGGGCATCACAGCCAATCCCAAGCGGGCAGGAGATTTTCCATTGCTATG GgggaagaaatgctgtgttGTTCAAACAAAGCTTGTGCACTCTCAGTCAGCAGAGAGAGATTGTCACGGCGCTTACTGGACCTTCAGCAACAAATGGAGAAAGCATTAGAGCTGCTAAGAGACAGCAAGGCTG gAAAGTGGCAAGAAGCAGCCAGACACTTGGAGAGGAGCATTCAGCTTGTGGAAATGCATCATGGGCCATCAAGTGTAGAAATGGGTCATGA